A single Ignavibacteriales bacterium DNA region contains:
- a CDS encoding T9SS type A sorting domain-containing protein, with amino-acid sequence MKTLLHAVFLVMVLSAVVSAQITTAQSGNWSDASTWTGGVLPDSASNVLIAAGHTVNVNSMNAVCNAVAFGDTASHITLDTLARLTVYGNFAMFSTAHKVFTSWAFGSVIRFAGGADQLISGLTTSTTAVSTSFAEIVVEKWAGKVYTPGTDIKFGFARKLEILSGTFELGTTDDIQGRQIDWTAAAPEILIHPDGIFTMAGSGSHIRVTNQLSDTVASRIGALTVYGVANLRTTSTNRINLGGVVVKEGGLLNCASFSASAPNIFNSGIVEVEAGSELRVGTTTNFWHGTSAVVLREFGNYRINVSSAATAFPPVFINNGTVQYGSSSDQTIRDMDYYRLEVSFSGIKTWTLGANRVITDSLETNNSTSLVITAASPFELKVGKTLRLTSGSIDNSSTNVTLKIAADGEISRATGTLTAAPVAEGNISYRYTSVNNVTSGPELLPLITNLTVIGTGGMVLGSNVTVTGALLLSAGEFDNNGSLDDKILTMADDSRIRRASGSMTARPVAAGNLNIEYISVVTQVTTGNELPADSSRIKDVLVTSTQGVILGQDLYVSGTLNITGSPLHTDVHRVVLGPDAVLIESPGNIVSGKIRTTRNVGTGIPNTFGGIGFEINAVGVAPGSTEVERVTGFAFTGNNAQSIERYYKVTPALNTGLNTSVLMRYNDDELNNIQEHRLIALQSTDNGVTWAPFEGVLDTAANTYALSSLTSLALFTLCNRDSIIPVELTSFIAEAGTGSVTLRWTTATEKNNMGFSVERKVKGEEWQSIGFIRGAGTSTTIQQYSYTDRKVKSGIYSYRLKQTDFDGTTEYSSVVYADVTVPARFELAQNYPNPFNPSTRITFTVAEMSLTRVQVYNIAGEKVAQLFNSVAEPGTLYEVEFSAAGLSSGVYFVRMEAGKFVSVKKMILGK; translated from the coding sequence ATGAAAACTTTGCTACACGCAGTATTTCTGGTAATGGTTCTTTCCGCAGTAGTTTCGGCGCAAATCACTACCGCGCAGTCAGGTAACTGGAGCGATGCTTCAACCTGGACAGGCGGTGTGCTTCCCGATTCTGCTTCCAACGTCCTTATCGCGGCCGGGCATACGGTAAATGTTAACTCGATGAACGCAGTATGTAACGCAGTTGCATTTGGTGATACCGCTTCCCATATTACACTGGACACTCTCGCGCGGCTGACCGTATACGGCAACTTTGCCATGTTTTCCACTGCACATAAGGTATTTACCTCCTGGGCTTTCGGATCTGTTATACGATTCGCCGGAGGTGCAGATCAGCTTATCAGCGGGCTGACCACAAGCACAACAGCAGTGTCAACTTCCTTCGCTGAAATTGTCGTGGAGAAATGGGCGGGTAAAGTATATACACCCGGCACCGATATAAAATTCGGATTTGCTAGAAAACTGGAGATTCTCAGCGGTACCTTTGAACTTGGTACAACCGATGATATTCAGGGAAGACAGATAGACTGGACTGCAGCAGCTCCTGAAATACTGATTCATCCTGACGGTATATTTACTATGGCAGGAAGCGGTTCACATATCAGGGTGACCAATCAGTTATCTGATACGGTTGCTTCTAGAATTGGCGCTCTGACGGTTTACGGAGTGGCAAACCTCCGGACAACAAGTACGAACCGGATTAATCTGGGCGGTGTTGTTGTGAAAGAGGGGGGGCTTCTTAATTGCGCGAGTTTTAGTGCATCTGCTCCAAATATTTTTAATTCTGGAATAGTTGAAGTTGAAGCAGGAAGTGAACTCCGTGTAGGAACAACAACAAACTTCTGGCATGGCACGTCTGCTGTTGTACTCAGAGAATTCGGAAACTACCGGATAAATGTTTCTTCAGCTGCAACCGCATTTCCTCCGGTTTTTATTAATAACGGAACAGTGCAGTATGGCAGTTCATCTGACCAGACAATCCGTGATATGGATTATTACCGCCTTGAAGTCAGCTTTAGCGGAATAAAAACCTGGACTCTTGGCGCGAACAGAGTCATTACTGATTCCCTCGAGACAAATAACAGCACCAGTCTGGTTATTACGGCAGCGTCACCATTTGAACTGAAGGTCGGAAAAACACTCCGTCTGACCTCTGGCAGTATTGATAACAGCAGCACAAATGTAACTCTTAAAATAGCTGCTGACGGAGAAATCTCTCGCGCGACGGGAACCCTTACAGCAGCTCCGGTTGCTGAAGGTAATATCAGCTACAGATATACCAGTGTTAATAATGTGACATCCGGTCCTGAACTTCTTCCGCTGATTACCAATCTTACCGTGATCGGAACCGGCGGTATGGTTCTTGGTTCAAATGTGACAGTCACCGGTGCGCTCTTACTTTCAGCAGGTGAATTTGATAATAACGGGTCACTTGATGATAAAATACTTACTATGGCTGATGACAGCAGAATCCGCCGTGCATCAGGGAGCATGACAGCACGTCCGGTAGCAGCAGGTAATCTTAATATCGAATATATATCTGTTGTGACTCAGGTAACTACCGGTAATGAACTCCCTGCTGATTCGAGCAGAATTAAAGATGTACTGGTTACTTCAACACAGGGTGTAATCCTCGGTCAGGATTTATATGTGAGCGGTACACTCAATATCACCGGCAGCCCTCTGCATACCGATGTGCACCGGGTAGTGCTTGGCCCTGATGCTGTTCTTATTGAGTCTCCAGGTAACATTGTTTCCGGAAAAATCAGAACCACCAGAAACGTTGGGACGGGAATTCCTAATACTTTCGGGGGAATCGGATTTGAGATCAACGCGGTTGGTGTTGCTCCCGGATCCACTGAGGTTGAAAGAGTTACCGGATTTGCATTCACGGGTAATAATGCGCAGAGTATTGAAAGATATTATAAGGTTACCCCTGCATTAAATACCGGATTGAATACTTCTGTCCTCATGCGGTATAATGATGATGAACTTAATAATATCCAGGAACATCGTCTTATTGCCCTGCAGTCAACAGATAATGGTGTAACCTGGGCTCCTTTTGAAGGAGTGCTTGATACTGCCGCAAATACTTATGCGCTTAGTTCACTGACATCTCTTGCTCTTTTCACTTTGTGCAACCGTGACAGCATTATTCCCGTTGAACTGACTTCCTTCATTGCCGAAGCTGGCACAGGAAGTGTTACGCTTAGATGGACCACGGCAACCGAGAAGAACAATATGGGTTTTTCTGTTGAGAGGAAAGTTAAGGGAGAAGAATGGCAGAGCATCGGATTTATCCGCGGCGCAGGCACCTCAACAACCATACAACAGTACTCATATACTGACAGGAAAGTTAAAAGCGGTATTTACAGCTACCGCCTGAAGCAGACTGACTTTGACGGTACAACGGAGTATTCATCCGTGGTGTATGCTGATGTGACCGTCCCTGCAAGATTCGAACTTGCCCAGAATTATCCGAATCCTTTCAATCCTTCCACAAGGATTACCTTCACGGTGGCTGAGATGAGTCTCACCCGTGTACAGGTCTATAATATAGCCGGTGAAAAAGTAGCACAGTTATTTAACAGTGTTGCAGAACCGGGCACCTTGTATGAAGTTGAATTCAGCGCAGCAGGTCTGAGCAGCGGTGTCTATTTCGTCAGAATGGAAGCCGGAAAGTTTGTTTCAGTAAAGAAAATGATTCTCGGAAAATAA
- a CDS encoding TRAP transporter large permease subunit, translating into MEVYILIAVLLVFAFGVLLFKLPAGVSLMLASVTGTLLAGEGIPLRHLIEGSFGFLEAIMIIATAMIYMKALSATGVLPTISYGMIRYLYRYPVVLMIVIMLFIMFPGMLTGLSSACILTTGALVLPALLAMGMDKRTAGSMVAMGAVLGEVAPPISIPVMIIGGGVDMPYIGFTGPLLIATMPLAVIYAVYFRYRHLKDFNVEEVLERLEKPVYSEYGFRLFVPIILVIGYMTAEILFPVVIPHIGVPLVFIIGTITAVGSGRKFKFLEISRSALRDAMPVMSILVGVGMFLQVLTLTGVRGMVAVSALQLPEEIKYLIALIMPFFGSAYASASVIGVPLVYVFIGKNSIVVTAALALLAALGDLMPPPSLLCAYAGQMVGEKNHFSILRKSIPLIILGLAAAILMIIFAAEIGSFLGL; encoded by the coding sequence ATGGAAGTATATATACTGATCGCTGTTCTTCTCGTTTTTGCTTTTGGAGTGCTTCTTTTTAAGCTCCCCGCGGGCGTTTCACTGATGCTTGCCTCAGTCACCGGCACTCTGTTGGCAGGAGAGGGTATTCCGCTGCGCCATCTGATTGAAGGTTCATTCGGATTCCTTGAGGCAATAATGATCATTGCTACCGCAATGATTTATATGAAAGCCCTGAGTGCCACAGGGGTGCTGCCGACAATCAGCTACGGTATGATACGGTACTTATACCGCTATCCTGTTGTTCTGATGATTGTTATCATGTTATTTATTATGTTCCCGGGCATGCTCACCGGACTTTCTTCGGCATGTATTCTTACCACCGGAGCTCTGGTGCTTCCGGCGCTATTGGCAATGGGAATGGACAAAAGAACTGCCGGCTCGATGGTAGCCATGGGGGCAGTGCTTGGCGAAGTTGCACCCCCTATAAGTATTCCGGTCATGATTATCGGAGGTGGTGTTGATATGCCCTATATCGGTTTTACCGGGCCATTGCTTATTGCTACTATGCCCCTTGCTGTTATCTATGCCGTATATTTCCGCTACCGCCATCTGAAGGATTTTAATGTGGAGGAAGTGCTTGAACGGCTTGAAAAACCGGTTTACTCAGAATACGGATTCCGGTTGTTTGTACCGATTATTCTGGTAATTGGATATATGACTGCTGAGATACTTTTCCCGGTGGTTATTCCTCACATTGGTGTTCCGCTGGTTTTCATTATCGGCACCATTACAGCAGTCGGGTCAGGAAGGAAATTTAAGTTTCTTGAAATATCCCGTTCAGCCCTGAGAGACGCAATGCCGGTGATGTCTATTCTAGTCGGAGTAGGAATGTTTCTTCAGGTGCTGACTCTAACGGGAGTCCGCGGAATGGTTGCGGTGAGCGCACTGCAGCTTCCGGAAGAGATTAAATATCTGATTGCATTGATTATGCCATTCTTCGGTTCTGCTTATGCTTCGGCATCGGTGATCGGAGTTCCCCTGGTATATGTATTTATCGGCAAGAATTCGATTGTGGTTACCGCCGCTCTGGCTCTTCTGGCTGCTCTTGGTGATCTGATGCCTCCCCCCTCTCTTCTCTGCGCGTATGCAGGACAGATGGTTGGCGAGAAAAATCATTTCTCGATACTTCGTAAAAGCATTCCGCTCATTATCCTCGGACTTGCTGCTGCAATTCTGATGATTATTTTCGCGGCTGAAATAGGATCATTTTTAGGACTTTAA
- a CDS encoding succinylglutamate desuccinylase/aspartoacylase family protein: MMDKHKIRALIFLAAAAAVAGYSSLEFYRQQEKEPLYPSEYLTSKRMLSYYHPGIPDAADTEVYIFDSGVPGATLFLAGGTHPNEPAGYIAAAVILENLKAEAGRVILIPRSNISAFSHNDPMEGFPGKYTLQTNSGEREFRIGSRLSNPLHQWPDPLVYIQYPSGQKLSGFEARNLNRTFPGREGGTFTEEIAFGILQLIKKEQVSVAIDLHEAAPEIPIINAIVYHEKCEEMTLNAVLALEFEGLSYSPERSPENFRGLTHREWGDYSDANPFLMETCNPIQGRLRGKTDADLVVKGVSEFYKSAKESGKLRIEYDINGEPLWRRVARHTEGFKAIINAYNEAHPGSMILVSGIPSYAELEAQGAGAFLR; the protein is encoded by the coding sequence ATGATGGATAAGCATAAAATACGGGCATTAATCTTTCTTGCAGCCGCCGCAGCAGTAGCCGGATATAGTTCTCTGGAGTTTTACCGCCAGCAGGAAAAAGAGCCCCTATATCCCTCAGAATACCTTACATCAAAGAGAATGCTGAGTTACTATCATCCGGGAATTCCGGATGCAGCGGATACAGAAGTATATATTTTTGATTCCGGAGTTCCCGGAGCTACTCTGTTTCTTGCGGGGGGAACCCACCCCAATGAACCCGCAGGATACATTGCCGCAGCGGTAATACTTGAAAACCTGAAAGCAGAGGCAGGCAGAGTAATACTGATACCCCGTTCAAATATCAGCGCCTTTTCTCATAACGATCCAATGGAAGGGTTTCCCGGCAAATATACCCTTCAGACTAATTCCGGAGAACGGGAATTCCGTATCGGCTCCCGGCTTTCCAATCCGCTCCACCAGTGGCCTGATCCCCTGGTGTATATACAATATCCATCCGGTCAGAAACTCAGCGGTTTTGAAGCCAGAAATCTGAACCGTACTTTTCCGGGCAGGGAAGGCGGAACCTTTACTGAAGAGATTGCGTTTGGTATTCTTCAGTTGATAAAAAAAGAACAGGTATCGGTTGCGATTGACCTCCATGAGGCAGCTCCTGAAATTCCGATTATTAACGCGATTGTTTATCACGAAAAGTGTGAAGAGATGACACTGAATGCAGTCCTTGCTCTGGAGTTTGAAGGCCTCAGTTATTCACCCGAACGTTCTCCGGAAAATTTTCGCGGGCTTACTCATCGTGAGTGGGGAGATTATTCGGATGCAAATCCCTTTCTGATGGAAACATGCAATCCCATTCAGGGGCGCCTGCGGGGAAAGACTGATGCGGATCTGGTCGTGAAGGGGGTAAGTGAATTTTATAAGTCAGCAAAGGAAAGCGGTAAACTCCGGATTGAATATGATATAAACGGTGAACCGCTCTGGCGAAGGGTTGCCCGCCACACCGAAGGATTTAAAGCGATTATTAATGCATATAATGAAGCGCATCCCGGCAGCATGATACTTGTTTCCGGAATTCCCTCCTATGCAGAACTTGAGGCACAGGGTGCCGGTGCATTTTTAAGATAA
- a CDS encoding gamma-glutamyltransferase family protein: MKQLKFYQYKYIRTFLLLLVFSMPFLAGGWSSAEDTGVSNKSSQGVVATAHPLATAAGVEMLQKGGNAIDAAVAAAFAIGVVEPDGSGIGGGGGMVIRLAKENKVIFINYYQSASWSIDQLNYNFVEDRKSAKAILVPGTVAGLTKAHELYGSLPLSEILAPAVRYAEEGFEIDATLGSLILDNTEDLSRYSSTAAIYTSEGFPRMEGELLVQKDLGYTLRKISEKGRDGFYKGEIAETMVREIREAGGMLTMEDLERYDARVEPAVKGTYRGYDIYAAGLPQSGASIIQSLNMLEFRNLASLGHYSVSTESAHFLAEIFRRVYADRTAYMADPRYSFTPLLGLISKDYARTRYLDIDMNASNPPEYRKTKEGNPVPYNTGSKTTNNDIPPVTNDGKVFTDDPDDEGTSQRDGWGDDQFDSWGKKKKGNQKKDNKKNTKKETDSTSKDLDTEYDGHTTHLSVIDREGNMVSLTQTLGTFFGSFFTTAGVLYNSSMSNYSETMKLNSVEPGKQPRSSISPLIVLKDNKPFLIAGSPGAGRIITTVVQLVSNVIDFKMDAEAANDAPRLFLQKNDDFLRMEKRFTEEVKEGLKQKGHKLRIYGDYDLFFGGASLITIDPVTGVATGSADPRRGGNAIGL; encoded by the coding sequence ATGAAACAACTGAAATTTTATCAGTATAAGTATATACGAACATTCCTTCTTCTGCTTGTCTTTTCCATGCCCTTCCTGGCAGGGGGATGGTCTTCGGCTGAAGATACAGGCGTATCCAATAAAAGCAGCCAGGGTGTGGTTGCAACTGCCCATCCTCTTGCTACGGCAGCCGGGGTGGAAATGCTGCAAAAAGGGGGAAACGCCATTGATGCTGCAGTTGCCGCTGCATTCGCAATTGGTGTGGTTGAACCTGACGGCTCTGGTATTGGAGGCGGAGGCGGTATGGTTATCCGGCTTGCAAAAGAGAATAAGGTGATATTTATTAATTATTACCAGAGCGCGTCCTGGAGTATAGATCAGCTGAATTATAACTTTGTTGAAGACCGGAAATCAGCAAAGGCTATTCTTGTCCCCGGTACGGTTGCAGGACTTACTAAAGCACATGAACTGTACGGATCACTGCCGCTGAGTGAAATTCTCGCTCCGGCTGTCCGTTATGCTGAAGAAGGGTTTGAAATTGACGCAACGCTCGGTTCTCTCATTCTGGATAACACTGAGGACCTTAGCAGATATTCATCCACGGCGGCAATATATACCAGCGAAGGATTCCCCAGAATGGAAGGGGAACTGCTGGTACAGAAGGATCTTGGATATACCCTGAGAAAAATCAGTGAGAAAGGCCGTGATGGATTTTATAAGGGCGAGATAGCAGAAACCATGGTGCGTGAGATCAGGGAAGCAGGGGGAATGCTTACTATGGAAGATCTGGAACGCTATGATGCCAGGGTTGAGCCGGCGGTAAAAGGAACGTACCGGGGCTATGATATATATGCGGCAGGCCTTCCGCAGTCCGGGGCTTCCATCATCCAGTCTCTGAATATGCTGGAATTCCGTAATCTGGCTTCGCTTGGACATTACAGCGTTTCAACAGAATCCGCTCACTTTCTTGCTGAAATATTCAGGAGAGTGTATGCAGACCGCACTGCCTACATGGCTGATCCTCGGTATTCATTCACACCCCTTCTGGGCTTAATATCAAAGGACTATGCCCGTACCCGCTACCTGGATATTGATATGAATGCATCCAATCCTCCGGAATATAGAAAAACAAAGGAGGGGAACCCTGTTCCCTACAATACCGGCAGCAAAACGACAAACAACGATATCCCGCCTGTAACAAATGACGGCAAAGTATTTACCGATGATCCTGATGACGAGGGTACTTCTCAGCGTGACGGATGGGGAGATGATCAGTTTGATTCATGGGGAAAAAAGAAAAAAGGAAATCAGAAGAAAGACAATAAAAAGAACACAAAAAAGGAAACTGATTCAACCAGCAAGGATTTAGATACCGAGTATGACGGTCATACAACTCATCTCTCTGTTATAGACAGGGAAGGCAACATGGTTTCACTGACGCAGACTCTTGGGACATTCTTTGGTTCATTTTTTACAACTGCGGGTGTTCTGTATAATTCCTCAATGTCAAATTACTCAGAGACCATGAAACTTAACAGTGTTGAGCCGGGGAAACAGCCGCGCAGTTCCATCTCTCCGCTGATTGTTCTGAAGGATAATAAACCCTTCCTGATTGCAGGATCGCCCGGAGCCGGAAGAATTATCACGACAGTGGTTCAGCTCGTTTCTAACGTAATTGATTTCAAAATGGATGCAGAAGCAGCAAATGATGCTCCAAGATTATTCCTGCAGAAAAATGATGATTTTCTCAGGATGGAAAAACGGTTCACTGAAGAAGTTAAAGAAGGACTTAAGCAGAAAGGACACAAACTCAGAATCTATGGTGATTATGATCTCTTCTTCGGAGGAGCATCCCTTATTACCATTGATCCGGTAACAGGAGTAGCTACCGGCTCTGCTGATCCGAGACGCGGAGGCAATGCGATAGGTTTGTAA
- the pgsC gene encoding poly-gamma-glutamate biosynthesis protein PgsC, with product MITEALLIGLVAGFICYELFDVSPGGIVSPGYLALFISEPLRLGTTVLIALIVWMLIEVLSKHLILYGKRKFFLALLTGFLLKMLSEQVIMPGFELQTGLMSIGYIIPGLIASEMSRQKPVPTLLALGIVTLFTALVILIIR from the coding sequence TTGATAACGGAAGCCCTGTTGATAGGACTGGTTGCAGGTTTTATCTGCTACGAATTGTTTGATGTATCGCCCGGCGGTATTGTAAGCCCGGGCTATCTTGCTCTTTTTATAAGTGAACCTCTCCGGCTGGGTACAACTGTTCTGATTGCACTCATAGTTTGGATGCTGATAGAAGTTCTTTCAAAGCACCTGATTCTCTATGGGAAGAGAAAATTTTTCCTTGCGCTTCTGACAGGATTCCTGCTGAAGATGTTGTCAGAGCAGGTGATCATGCCGGGATTCGAACTGCAGACGGGCCTGATGTCAATCGGATATATCATTCCCGGGTTGATAGCAAGCGAAATGTCCCGGCAGAAACCGGTTCCGACACTGCTTGCCCTGGGAATCGTCACATTATTCACTGCATTGGTAATCCTGATCATCAGGTGA
- the pgsW gene encoding poly-gamma-glutamate system protein — MKKDTILRLSFLFAASLTVYLIVLFSAEKGEADEYSEGMLRAEVLSRRWLTSADSLARAVRGRDTYPVYQEFGGLIGPEYSEITTTTGTLDAKITSLNPCFAALIYKWLKEAEIDSSSAITLQISGSFPALAISALAALQVSGARVSVMSSIGASMYGANDTLFPWPAIEKHLTEECGLLYKSSIMTSGGDDERGEGIPFADTSIFFRLAERHGFRLYIPEDLNAVLSAKLDLIRKSGSKMYINIGGSHSALGNCSHILQVRPGFHRQLQSCKDPLRGLLFRASEEGLPVIHLLNIRELALQYGFPIAPSEFNKKPDKLIAPAEYPKLYIYAGIVMITLLAYALRIKKLNR, encoded by the coding sequence GTGAAAAAAGACACTATCCTTCGTCTCTCATTTCTCTTTGCAGCTTCGCTGACAGTGTACCTGATAGTATTATTTTCGGCAGAAAAGGGAGAGGCTGATGAATATTCGGAGGGAATGCTCAGAGCAGAAGTTTTAAGCAGAAGGTGGCTTACTTCTGCTGATAGCCTCGCCCGTGCGGTGCGAGGCAGAGACACCTATCCTGTTTATCAGGAATTTGGCGGTCTGATCGGACCTGAGTATTCAGAGATAACAACGACGACGGGAACGTTGGATGCAAAGATAACTTCACTTAACCCATGCTTTGCTGCTCTGATATATAAGTGGCTAAAAGAGGCAGAAATTGATTCATCATCCGCTATTACACTGCAGATATCAGGGTCATTTCCAGCTCTTGCGATATCTGCTCTTGCTGCATTACAGGTATCGGGTGCACGAGTTTCGGTGATGAGTTCAATCGGAGCATCGATGTATGGTGCGAATGATACATTGTTCCCATGGCCGGCAATTGAAAAACATCTTACTGAAGAGTGCGGACTTTTATACAAATCATCCATTATGACTTCGGGCGGAGATGACGAAAGGGGAGAGGGTATTCCGTTTGCGGATACTTCAATATTTTTTCGTCTCGCTGAGCGGCATGGTTTTAGATTATATATCCCTGAGGATCTGAATGCAGTATTATCCGCAAAGCTTGACCTGATCAGAAAATCCGGAAGCAAGATGTATATTAATATCGGGGGAAGCCATTCGGCTCTTGGGAACTGCAGTCATATATTGCAGGTCAGGCCTGGTTTTCACAGACAGTTACAGAGCTGCAAAGATCCTTTGCGGGGGCTTCTCTTCAGAGCGTCTGAGGAAGGGCTGCCGGTTATCCATCTGCTGAACATCCGCGAGCTTGCATTGCAATACGGATTTCCCATTGCTCCTTCTGAATTCAACAAAAAACCGGATAAACTTATTGCCCCTGCGGAGTATCCAAAGCTTTATATATACGCAGGAATTGTAATGATAACACTGCTCGCCTATGCACTGAGGATTAAGAAATTGAATCGGTGA